One stretch of Pandoraea oxalativorans DNA includes these proteins:
- a CDS encoding MATE family efflux transporter, which yields MNPAPAAAGHRQLLRLAVPIVLANLTQPLLSAVDTAVAGHLPGPAYLGGVALGGLLLNLIFWGFSFLRMGTTGLAAQAFGARDAQRLRDTLARALALAFAIGAVLLVLRVPLVSLGVSWLGGSDQVQALAREYASIRILAAPFALGNYVVLGYLLACQRVRQGLAVQVFINVANIVAVLAFVRGFGWGVAGIAWATALADLLGFVLGAWLLWLARTPDLPPLRVATLVERAALWRLLRLNLDIFLRTLFLQLAFAWFARVGARLGDTTLAANALLLNFQTFMAYGLDGFAHAAEALVGAYIGAQQRQALLHAIRLSLGWALGCAVAFALVYAMAGGVIIDALTDQATLRETAREFLPWAVLSPIVAVWCFQLDGVFIGATRTRELLTSSLIGLLVFGTVMPMTLAAWGNHGLWVALMAFLATRGVVLGVLLPRIWRGMPRQAA from the coding sequence ATGAACCCTGCCCCTGCGGCCGCCGGTCACCGGCAATTGCTTCGTCTGGCGGTGCCGATCGTGCTCGCCAATCTCACCCAGCCCCTGCTCTCGGCCGTGGACACCGCCGTGGCCGGCCATCTTCCAGGCCCGGCCTATCTCGGCGGTGTCGCGCTCGGCGGGCTGCTGCTCAACCTGATCTTCTGGGGATTCTCGTTCCTGCGCATGGGCACGACCGGCCTGGCGGCGCAGGCCTTCGGCGCGCGAGACGCACAGCGGCTTCGCGACACGCTCGCGCGTGCGCTGGCGCTGGCCTTCGCCATCGGTGCGGTGTTGCTCGTGTTGCGCGTGCCGCTGGTGTCGCTGGGCGTCTCGTGGCTCGGCGGCAGCGACCAGGTGCAAGCGCTTGCACGGGAGTACGCCAGCATCCGTATCCTCGCCGCGCCCTTTGCCCTCGGCAATTACGTGGTGCTCGGCTATTTGCTCGCGTGTCAGCGTGTGCGTCAGGGGCTGGCGGTGCAAGTGTTCATCAATGTGGCGAACATCGTCGCGGTGCTCGCTTTCGTTCGCGGCTTCGGTTGGGGTGTGGCTGGCATTGCGTGGGCGACAGCGCTGGCCGATCTGCTTGGTTTCGTGCTAGGGGCGTGGCTGCTCTGGCTTGCGCGCACGCCCGATCTGCCGCCGTTGCGCGTGGCCACGCTCGTCGAGCGCGCCGCGCTCTGGCGTTTGCTGCGCCTGAATCTGGACATCTTCCTGCGCACGCTGTTCCTGCAACTGGCGTTCGCGTGGTTCGCACGCGTCGGGGCGCGTCTGGGCGACACCACACTCGCCGCCAACGCCCTGCTGCTCAACTTCCAGACGTTCATGGCTTACGGCCTCGACGGATTCGCCCATGCCGCCGAAGCCCTTGTCGGCGCGTACATCGGCGCGCAGCAACGGCAGGCGCTCTTGCACGCAATCCGGCTCTCGCTGGGATGGGCGCTCGGGTGCGCCGTGGCGTTCGCGCTCGTCTATGCGATGGCCGGTGGCGTCATTATCGATGCGCTCACCGATCAGGCGACGCTGCGCGAAACCGCGCGCGAATTCCTGCCGTGGGCGGTGCTCTCGCCCATCGTCGCCGTCTGGTGTTTTCAACTGGATGGTGTCTTTATCGGCGCAACGCGTACGCGCGAATTGCTCACGTCGTCGCTGATCGGCTTGCTGGTGTTTGGCACGGTGATGCCCATGACGTTGGCGGCATGGGGCAATCACGGCTTGTGGGTCGCGCTGATGGCGTTCCTCGCCACGCGCGGTGTTGTGCTCGGCGTGCTGCTGCCGCGCATCTGGCGCGGCATGCCCCGTCAGGCGGCTTGA
- the rarD gene encoding EamA family transporter RarD: protein MLSGRGVMLSVSASVMFSVMPALVAQLSPLSGLDVFAWRILLTLPGTLVIVTALRRWEVVRSTFSHVFHRPALLGAVLLCAAMLGVQLWLFVWAPLQQRMLDASLGYFLLPLTMVLAGRTVYKERLSPLQTAAVVFAALGVAHELWATRALSWVTAVIMFGYPPYFLLRRRLHLDALSGFILEMLAMAPVAVFLVWHAWAQNAPVLAEPRFWFWLPALGLLSASALASTFAAARVLPIGLYGILGYVEPVLLFAVSITLLGEPFTERGLWTYVPIWIGVALIVFDSVRTLRRQRLRRAAPL, encoded by the coding sequence ATGCTTTCCGGTCGCGGCGTGATGCTTTCCGTATCGGCGTCGGTCATGTTTTCCGTCATGCCCGCGCTCGTGGCGCAATTGTCGCCCCTCTCGGGACTGGACGTCTTTGCATGGCGCATCCTGCTCACCCTGCCCGGCACGCTGGTCATCGTCACGGCGTTGCGCCGCTGGGAGGTCGTGCGCAGCACGTTCTCGCACGTCTTTCACCGCCCCGCGCTGCTCGGCGCAGTCCTGTTGTGCGCCGCAATGCTGGGCGTTCAGCTCTGGCTGTTCGTCTGGGCGCCGCTGCAACAGCGCATGCTCGACGCCTCGCTCGGTTACTTTCTCCTGCCGCTCACGATGGTGCTGGCGGGTCGCACCGTCTACAAGGAGCGCCTGAGCCCGTTGCAGACGGCGGCCGTCGTCTTCGCCGCGCTCGGGGTCGCGCATGAACTGTGGGCAACGCGAGCGCTGTCCTGGGTAACGGCCGTCATCATGTTCGGCTACCCGCCCTACTTCCTGCTGCGCCGTCGCCTGCATCTGGACGCCCTGAGCGGCTTCATTCTGGAGATGCTCGCCATGGCGCCGGTCGCGGTCTTCCTGGTCTGGCACGCGTGGGCGCAGAACGCGCCGGTGCTGGCCGAGCCGCGCTTCTGGTTCTGGCTGCCCGCGCTGGGTCTGCTCAGCGCGAGCGCGCTCGCCAGCACATTCGCTGCCGCACGCGTGTTGCCTATCGGGCTTTACGGCATTCTTGGTTACGTGGAACCGGTGCTGCTGTTCGCTGTTTCGATCACGCTACTGGGCGAGCCGTTTACCGAGCGCGGGCTTTGGACCTACGTGCCGATCTGGATCGGCGTGGCGCTCATCGTGTTCGACAGCGTGCGCACGCTGCGCCGCCAGCGATTGCGGCGGGCGGCACCGCTGTAA
- a CDS encoding YXWGXW repeat-containing protein, producing the protein MSVLVAHRPHRRFALVAALCLASLPALADVTLQRGPPPPRFEDPHAAPKGEFWVPGYWQWKDGRYDWVDGHMEAKRPGMRYTPPHWEETGVHEWTLRDGKWDATGWGPGTLHEIRAPK; encoded by the coding sequence GTGAGCGTCCTCGTTGCACATCGCCCTCATCGTCGCTTTGCGCTGGTGGCCGCACTGTGTCTGGCAAGCCTGCCCGCGCTGGCCGACGTGACGCTGCAACGCGGTCCGCCGCCGCCGCGCTTCGAAGATCCGCACGCCGCACCCAAGGGGGAGTTCTGGGTGCCGGGCTACTGGCAGTGGAAAGACGGTCGCTACGACTGGGTGGACGGACACATGGAAGCCAAGCGCCCCGGCATGCGCTATACCCCGCCGCACTGGGAAGAGACCGGTGTCCATGAATGGACGCTGCGCGACGGCAAGTGGGACGCCACCGGTTGGGGGCCGGGCACCCTCCACGAAATCCGCGCACCGAAGTAA
- a CDS encoding carbohydrate ABC transporter permease yields the protein MTTSANPSSATGTSDAAARAGKASASLPAFSPTGRANLLDVTGAWLLGLLWLLPLLYGVWSAIHPSAYATRFVLDAPLTLENFVHAWQAAPFGRYLINTFVLVTVILVAQIVLATLAAYAFARFTFRGREVAFMIVLVQLMVMPDVLIVENYRTIAWLGLRDTILGIALPYFASAFGIFLLRQAFKTVPRELDDAARVEGANAWQVLWRVYVPLARPVYVAYALVSISHHWNNFLWPLIVTNSVETRPLTVGLQVFAATDQGIDWSLITAATLMTAAPLFIAFLLFQRQFVQSFMRAGIR from the coding sequence ATGACGACTTCTGCCAATCCCTCTTCCGCGACGGGGACGTCGGACGCCGCCGCCCGTGCGGGCAAAGCGTCTGCGTCGCTTCCAGCCTTCTCCCCGACGGGACGCGCGAACCTGCTGGACGTCACCGGCGCATGGCTGCTCGGCCTGCTGTGGCTGCTGCCGCTGCTCTACGGTGTCTGGAGTGCGATCCACCCGTCCGCCTACGCCACGCGCTTCGTGCTCGACGCACCGCTCACGCTCGAGAACTTCGTTCACGCGTGGCAGGCGGCGCCGTTCGGGCGCTATCTCATCAATACGTTCGTGCTGGTGACGGTCATTCTCGTGGCGCAAATCGTGCTCGCCACGCTGGCCGCCTACGCGTTCGCGCGCTTCACGTTCCGGGGCCGCGAAGTGGCGTTCATGATCGTGCTGGTGCAACTGATGGTGATGCCGGACGTGCTGATCGTGGAGAACTACCGCACCATCGCATGGCTGGGGCTGCGCGACACGATTCTGGGCATTGCACTACCGTACTTCGCGTCTGCATTCGGCATCTTCTTGTTGCGCCAGGCGTTCAAGACGGTGCCGCGTGAGCTCGACGATGCGGCGCGCGTGGAGGGCGCCAACGCGTGGCAGGTGCTGTGGCGCGTGTACGTGCCGCTCGCGCGGCCGGTGTACGTGGCGTATGCGCTCGTGTCGATCAGTCACCACTGGAACAACTTCCTGTGGCCGCTGATCGTGACGAACTCGGTGGAGACGCGTCCGCTGACGGTCGGCTTGCAAGTCTTCGCGGCGACCGATCAGGGCATCGACTGGTCGTTGATCACGGCGGCTACGCTCATGACTGCGGCACCGTTGTTCATCGCGTTCCTGCTGTTCCAGCGTCAGTTCGTGCAGTCGTTCATGCGCGCGGGGATTCGCTGA
- the aspT gene encoding aspartate-alanine antiporter, which yields MQCSVPLFNAVPLITVFVCVVLGQLLGRIRFGPIQLGGVCGALLVALLVGQTGCMVEGSLKDFAFALFIFAMGFSAGPQFVENLNLRGLRFGVLSIIEVVFVFGIVMLAVKFLSLDPGTAGGLAAGAATESAMVGTAIEALGRLGLDPEAFKAWQANVVTAYTLTYVFGLITIVLFTNLLAPRLLGIDLKADSARLAKEMEDENGDELGAPAAPDLVGRSYRVAHPGLSVAALEAALDGRVAIERVRRAATQVAVAQNLTLDLNDELLLDGRRDAMLEAHALIGPEVPGTETSDIVLVERDFIMTNKEAEGRTVADLRREAPVELRHGVFVKSVKRMGMQLPSLNKIPLQRGDVVTLQGLQEDVERAGAVMGKSVPHGNKTSLVFVGLALIVGLCIGHLSVHIGGAPMTLGSGGGALVSGLASGWLLSRRPTWGTFPPAAYELLKDLGLAVFVVCVGLSAGPQAAVLLREHGMALPVVGICVSLIPALVSLWVGHKLLRIDGPILIGAIAGQQASTPAISAVVQTANSALPVVGYTVTYALSNVLLPLMGPAVVFVAHQFSR from the coding sequence ATGCAGTGTTCAGTTCCGCTGTTCAATGCCGTGCCGTTGATTACCGTGTTCGTTTGCGTCGTCCTGGGCCAACTCCTGGGGCGCATCAGGTTCGGCCCGATTCAGCTCGGTGGCGTGTGCGGTGCGCTGCTTGTCGCGTTACTCGTAGGACAGACCGGCTGTATGGTCGAAGGCTCGCTCAAGGATTTCGCTTTTGCGCTGTTCATCTTCGCGATGGGCTTTTCTGCCGGTCCGCAGTTCGTTGAGAACCTGAACCTGCGCGGCCTGCGCTTCGGCGTGCTGTCCATCATCGAAGTGGTGTTCGTGTTCGGCATCGTGATGCTGGCCGTGAAATTCCTCAGTCTCGATCCGGGCACGGCGGGCGGTCTGGCGGCCGGTGCTGCAACGGAATCGGCGATGGTCGGTACGGCCATTGAAGCGCTGGGACGTCTCGGGCTCGATCCGGAAGCCTTCAAGGCCTGGCAGGCCAACGTCGTCACGGCTTATACGCTGACGTATGTGTTCGGCCTCATCACCATCGTGCTGTTCACTAATCTGCTCGCCCCGCGTTTGCTCGGCATCGATCTGAAGGCCGATAGCGCACGTCTTGCCAAGGAAATGGAAGACGAGAACGGTGACGAGCTTGGCGCACCGGCCGCGCCCGATCTGGTGGGCCGCAGTTATCGCGTCGCACACCCCGGACTCTCCGTCGCCGCGCTCGAAGCCGCGCTGGACGGGCGGGTCGCTATCGAACGGGTGCGCCGCGCCGCGACGCAAGTGGCCGTCGCGCAGAACCTCACGCTGGACCTCAACGACGAACTGCTGCTCGACGGACGTCGCGACGCCATGCTCGAAGCGCATGCGCTTATCGGCCCGGAAGTCCCGGGCACCGAGACGAGCGACATCGTGCTCGTGGAGCGCGATTTCATCATGACGAACAAGGAAGCCGAAGGGCGCACCGTGGCCGATCTGCGACGCGAAGCGCCGGTCGAGCTACGCCACGGCGTGTTCGTCAAATCCGTCAAACGCATGGGCATGCAGTTGCCTTCGCTCAACAAAATCCCGCTGCAACGGGGTGACGTGGTGACGCTGCAAGGCTTGCAGGAAGACGTCGAACGCGCGGGTGCCGTCATGGGCAAATCCGTACCGCACGGCAACAAGACGAGCCTTGTCTTCGTGGGCCTTGCGCTGATCGTCGGCCTTTGCATCGGGCACTTGTCGGTGCACATCGGCGGCGCGCCGATGACGCTCGGCTCGGGCGGCGGCGCGCTGGTCTCGGGGCTGGCGAGCGGTTGGCTGCTGTCGCGTCGACCGACGTGGGGCACGTTCCCGCCAGCCGCATACGAATTGCTCAAAGACCTCGGGCTGGCGGTGTTCGTGGTGTGCGTCGGCCTGTCGGCCGGGCCGCAGGCGGCGGTGCTGCTGCGCGAGCACGGCATGGCGTTGCCGGTGGTGGGGATCTGCGTTTCGCTCATTCCGGCGCTCGTGTCGCTGTGGGTGGGCCACAAGTTGCTGCGTATCGACGGCCCGATTCTCATCGGCGCCATTGCGGGTCAGCAAGCCAGCACGCCTGCCATTAGTGCAGTGGTGCAAACCGCGAACAGCGCATTGCCGGTCGTCGGGTACACGGTGACGTACGCCCTGTCGAACGTGTTGCTGCCGCTCATGGGGCCGGCGGTGGTTTTCGTCGCCCATCAGTTTTCGCGTTAG
- the aspT gene encoding aspartate-alanine antiporter, protein MELVHTILNHVPEVAIFLSLAIGYAIGSIKFGSFQLGGVGGSLLVAVVVSQIGISVDAGVKSIMFALFIYAVGYESGPQFFSSLSRKTLREIGMALFLAASGLVTVLICAKIFGFDKGLAAGVAGGGLTQSAIIGTAGDAISRLGLPADEVKRLQSEVAIGYAVTYIFGSLGAIIVCASLVPKLMGRTLKDDAKKAELEMAGGRAVLSADQVDSLPALVGRVYRVTTGAGKRVVDIEKQLTDGVTIERLRRNGKIIIATDDLVLEAGDDVMLIGRREAATEAWRLLGDEQRPSADLDIALRMQEVVFARKGGNGKTLGELKAGVERDVKHGVYIAKITRMGQPLPILDDTVVYHGDVVTLYGADSDVQRAAKEAGYPVAYSVKTDYVYMGIGIVVGLLIGYIVVKVGGIPLTLGSGGGALLAGLVFGWLRGKHPTFGAMPLAASSLLKELGLATFVTCVGLSAGAQAWQTLQQSGVSIFVAGVIVTIVPLLLTYLFGRYVLRYDNVAILAGALSGSRSANPAFGEILDKAESNVPTVPFAITYAIANVLLTLLGPLVVSLT, encoded by the coding sequence GTGGAACTGGTGCATACGATTCTGAATCATGTCCCGGAGGTCGCGATTTTCCTGTCGCTCGCCATCGGGTACGCCATCGGGTCGATCAAGTTCGGTTCGTTCCAGCTAGGGGGCGTAGGTGGCTCGCTGCTGGTGGCCGTGGTCGTCTCCCAAATCGGTATTTCGGTCGACGCCGGCGTGAAGAGCATCATGTTCGCGCTGTTCATCTACGCCGTGGGTTATGAAAGCGGACCGCAGTTCTTCAGCTCGCTCTCGCGCAAAACGCTGCGTGAGATCGGCATGGCCTTGTTTCTTGCGGCGTCCGGTCTGGTCACGGTGCTGATCTGCGCGAAAATCTTCGGCTTCGACAAGGGCCTCGCGGCCGGTGTGGCGGGCGGCGGTCTCACCCAGTCCGCCATCATCGGCACGGCGGGCGACGCCATTTCGCGCCTCGGCTTGCCCGCAGACGAAGTGAAGCGCCTGCAATCCGAAGTCGCCATCGGTTACGCGGTGACGTACATCTTCGGCAGTCTGGGCGCGATCATCGTGTGCGCGTCGCTCGTGCCGAAGCTCATGGGCCGCACGCTCAAGGACGACGCCAAGAAGGCCGAACTCGAAATGGCCGGTGGCCGCGCGGTCCTCTCCGCCGATCAGGTCGACTCGCTGCCGGCGCTCGTGGGCCGCGTCTATCGCGTGACGACCGGTGCGGGCAAGCGCGTCGTCGATATCGAGAAGCAACTGACCGATGGCGTGACCATCGAACGGCTGCGCCGCAACGGCAAGATCATTATCGCGACCGACGATCTCGTGCTCGAAGCGGGCGACGACGTCATGCTCATCGGTCGGCGTGAAGCGGCCACCGAGGCCTGGCGTCTGCTCGGTGACGAACAACGCCCGTCGGCCGATCTCGATATCGCACTGCGCATGCAGGAAGTCGTGTTCGCGCGCAAGGGCGGCAACGGCAAGACGCTCGGCGAACTCAAGGCCGGTGTGGAACGCGACGTCAAGCATGGCGTGTACATCGCGAAGATCACGCGGATGGGCCAGCCTTTGCCGATTCTCGACGACACCGTCGTTTATCACGGCGACGTGGTCACGCTGTACGGTGCCGACAGCGACGTGCAACGTGCCGCCAAGGAAGCGGGTTATCCGGTCGCGTACTCGGTGAAGACGGACTACGTGTACATGGGCATCGGCATCGTCGTGGGCTTGCTGATCGGCTACATCGTGGTCAAGGTCGGCGGCATTCCGCTGACGCTGGGCAGCGGCGGCGGTGCGCTGCTCGCGGGGCTGGTCTTCGGCTGGCTGCGTGGCAAGCATCCGACGTTCGGCGCCATGCCGCTCGCGGCAAGCTCGCTGCTCAAGGAGTTGGGGCTGGCGACGTTCGTGACCTGCGTGGGGCTCTCCGCCGGCGCGCAGGCCTGGCAGACGTTGCAGCAAAGCGGCGTCTCGATCTTCGTCGCCGGGGTGATCGTCACCATCGTGCCGCTGTTGCTCACCTATCTGTTCGGACGCTATGTGCTGCGCTACGACAACGTGGCCATTCTGGCCGGCGCGCTGTCCGGCTCGCGCAGTGCGAACCCGGCCTTCGGCGAAATCCTGGACAAGGCCGAGAGCAACGTGCCGACCGTGCCGTTCGCCATCACCTACGCCATCGCCAACGTGCTGCTTACGCTGCTCGGACCGCTGGTGGTGTCGCTGACCTGA
- the hisN gene encoding histidinol-phosphatase, whose amino-acid sequence MSSVPAVAEYAAFAASLADAVRPLSMGWFRRRLAVDDKADESPVTIADREVETALRERIAARYPSHGIWGEEFGRTGVDAEFVWSVDPIDGTRSFITGHPLWGTLLALLQNGNPVVGVIDMPATGERWVGVNDAAAGVREARFGGELCATSPVTTLADAAVYATSPDIFDAAEYARFERLTKAVSRRRFGGDCYAYGLLASAHIELVMEAGLQTYDYLAVAPVVEAAGGVITDWEGKPLTLTSQGQVLAAANAELHGAALACIRD is encoded by the coding sequence ATGTCGTCCGTCCCCGCTGTGGCCGAGTATGCGGCGTTCGCCGCCTCGCTAGCCGACGCCGTCCGCCCGCTGTCGATGGGCTGGTTCCGCCGCCGTCTTGCGGTCGACGACAAGGCCGACGAAAGCCCCGTCACGATTGCTGACCGCGAAGTCGAAACGGCGTTGCGCGAGCGGATCGCCGCGCGCTATCCGTCGCACGGCATCTGGGGCGAAGAATTCGGTAGGACCGGTGTGGACGCCGAGTTCGTCTGGTCGGTCGATCCGATCGACGGCACGCGCAGCTTCATCACGGGGCATCCGCTGTGGGGCACGTTGCTCGCGCTCCTGCAAAACGGCAACCCGGTCGTCGGGGTGATCGATATGCCTGCCACTGGCGAGCGCTGGGTCGGGGTGAACGACGCCGCTGCGGGTGTGCGCGAAGCGCGCTTCGGTGGCGAACTGTGTGCGACGAGCCCGGTCACGACGCTGGCTGACGCAGCCGTCTATGCCACGTCGCCCGACATTTTCGATGCGGCGGAGTATGCTCGATTCGAACGCTTGACGAAGGCGGTCAGCCGCCGTCGTTTCGGTGGCGATTGCTACGCCTACGGGCTGCTCGCGAGCGCGCACATCGAACTGGTGATGGAAGCGGGCTTGCAGACGTACGACTATCTGGCTGTCGCGCCGGTGGTCGAGGCGGCGGGGGGTGTCATTACCGATTGGGAAGGCAAGCCGCTGACGCTCACGTCGCAGGGACAGGTGCTGGCCGCCGCAAACGCCGAGCTGCACGGCGCGGCGCTGGCGTGCATTCGCGACTGA
- a CDS encoding universal stress protein has translation MYERILVSIDGSTPSNRAIDEAVKLVALSQGKIRLVSVVPSLANAYAAGAYSGFVPLESQESFEKETDEILANAKADLQKRGVDAETKMITLEAGTDEIADAVLREAQEWNADVIVLGTHGRRGINRLLLGSVAETLLRITTVPVLLVKAADQ, from the coding sequence ATGTACGAACGCATTCTGGTTTCGATCGACGGCAGCACGCCCTCGAACCGCGCTATCGACGAGGCGGTCAAGCTCGTCGCACTCAGCCAGGGCAAGATTCGCCTGGTCTCGGTCGTGCCGTCCCTCGCCAACGCCTACGCCGCCGGTGCCTACAGCGGCTTCGTCCCCCTGGAGAGCCAGGAGTCGTTCGAGAAGGAAACGGACGAGATTCTGGCAAACGCCAAGGCCGACCTGCAAAAGCGCGGCGTCGATGCCGAGACGAAGATGATCACGCTCGAAGCGGGCACGGACGAGATCGCCGACGCCGTGCTGCGTGAAGCGCAAGAATGGAACGCCGATGTGATCGTGCTCGGTACGCACGGACGTCGAGGCATCAACCGTCTGCTGCTGGGCAGCGTGGCCGAAACGCTGCTGCGTATCACCACGGTGCCAGTGCTGCTCGTGAAGGCCGCCGACCAATAA
- a CDS encoding carbohydrate ABC transporter permease: MNRSSASWVPWLLLLPALVLLVAFTHYPAAATLWHSVFSTARAGASSVYVGPENYQALADDPVFWQALRNNLLFALVTVPVAIVLSIVMALWVHRQVPGRALLRLAYFTPAILPMIAVANIWLFFYTPQYGLIAQISQAFGWGDHNWLGQPGTALPALMVVTIWKEAGFFMIFYLAALQQISPTLAEAAALEGASRWQFFRRVQWPLLMPTTVFVVINAVINAFRLVDHVVVMTRGGPDNATQLLLYYIYQVAFSFWDTSYAAALTVVLLTLLAIVAFVKFRLLDSRTHYQ, from the coding sequence ATGAACCGTTCTTCCGCCTCATGGGTGCCCTGGCTGCTGTTGTTACCGGCGCTGGTGCTGCTGGTCGCCTTCACCCACTATCCCGCAGCCGCGACGCTGTGGCATAGCGTGTTTTCGACGGCACGCGCCGGTGCATCGTCCGTGTATGTCGGACCCGAGAACTATCAGGCGCTCGCGGACGATCCCGTCTTCTGGCAAGCGTTGCGCAACAACCTCCTGTTCGCGCTGGTCACGGTGCCCGTGGCGATCGTGCTGTCGATCGTCATGGCGCTGTGGGTGCATCGTCAGGTGCCTGGGCGCGCGCTGCTGCGTCTGGCGTACTTCACGCCAGCGATCTTGCCGATGATCGCCGTGGCTAACATCTGGCTCTTCTTCTATACGCCGCAGTACGGTCTCATCGCGCAGATCTCGCAGGCGTTCGGCTGGGGCGACCACAACTGGCTCGGACAGCCTGGCACCGCGCTGCCCGCGCTCATGGTTGTGACGATCTGGAAAGAGGCTGGCTTCTTCATGATCTTCTATCTGGCCGCGTTGCAGCAGATTTCGCCGACGCTCGCCGAAGCGGCGGCGCTCGAAGGGGCGTCGCGCTGGCAGTTCTTTCGTCGCGTGCAATGGCCGCTGCTGATGCCGACGACCGTGTTCGTGGTGATCAATGCGGTCATCAACGCGTTCCGTCTGGTCGATCACGTGGTGGTGATGACGCGCGGCGGCCCCGATAACGCCACGCAATTGCTGCTGTACTACATCTATCAGGTGGCTTTCAGTTTCTGGGATACGTCGTACGCGGCGGCGCTCACGGTGGTGCTGCTCACGCTGCTGGCCATCGTCGCTTTCGTGAAATTCCGTCTGCTCGACTCACGTACGCATTACCAATGA
- a CDS encoding ABC transporter substrate-binding protein, whose amino-acid sequence MRRTILKTFAASLATLAFGGLTSHAIAQQKPVELQFYYPVAVGGPVTKIINDLVADFEKDHPTIKIKPVYAGSYQDSVVKALTAAKAGTPPQLAVLAAADVFTLIDEDAVVPIDSIADTAADKQWLDSFYPALMLNSRINGHTWGVPFQRSTIVMYWNKDAFREAGLDPDRAPANWDELVSYAQKLTRRDASGNVTQWGIKVPSVGFAYWLFQAFTTPAGIELMNPAGTKTFLNAPQAVQSLQYWVDLTTKYKVMPTGAIEWGTTPKDFLEKKTAIIYTTTGNLTNIRTNASFPFGVGKMPTKVRGGSPTGGGNFYIFKKSTPEEKQAAMTFIKWATTPERAAQFGIDTGYVAVTPAAWETPAMKAYVQKVPAAAVARDQLGVSVAEFSTHDNQRVTKALSDGLQAALTGTKSPKQALDDAQREADRILRPYAR is encoded by the coding sequence CGGCGGTTTGACGAGCCACGCCATTGCGCAACAGAAGCCGGTTGAGCTCCAGTTCTATTACCCGGTCGCCGTGGGCGGCCCGGTCACGAAGATCATCAACGACCTGGTGGCGGACTTCGAGAAAGACCATCCGACTATCAAGATCAAGCCTGTGTATGCCGGTTCGTATCAGGACTCGGTCGTCAAGGCGCTCACCGCTGCGAAGGCGGGTACGCCGCCGCAACTGGCCGTGCTCGCTGCGGCCGACGTCTTCACGCTGATCGACGAAGACGCCGTCGTACCCATCGACAGCATTGCCGACACGGCCGCCGACAAGCAGTGGCTCGACAGCTTCTACCCGGCGCTGATGCTGAACTCGCGCATCAACGGTCACACCTGGGGCGTGCCGTTCCAGCGCTCGACCATCGTCATGTACTGGAACAAGGACGCCTTCCGCGAAGCCGGTCTCGATCCGGACCGCGCGCCGGCCAACTGGGACGAACTCGTGAGCTACGCGCAGAAGCTGACCAGGCGCGACGCCTCGGGCAACGTGACGCAGTGGGGCATCAAGGTCCCGTCTGTCGGATTCGCCTACTGGCTGTTCCAGGCATTTACCACGCCGGCGGGTATCGAGCTGATGAACCCGGCCGGTACGAAGACGTTCCTCAACGCGCCGCAAGCCGTGCAGTCGCTGCAATACTGGGTCGACCTCACGACCAAGTACAAGGTGATGCCCACGGGCGCAATCGAGTGGGGTACCACGCCGAAGGATTTCCTCGAGAAGAAGACCGCGATCATCTACACGACGACGGGCAACCTGACCAACATCCGCACCAACGCCTCTTTCCCGTTCGGCGTGGGCAAGATGCCGACGAAGGTGCGCGGCGGCAGCCCCACGGGCGGCGGCAACTTCTACATCTTCAAGAAGTCGACGCCGGAAGAAAAGCAGGCGGCCATGACGTTCATCAAGTGGGCCACCACGCCTGAGCGTGCTGCGCAGTTCGGTATCGACACGGGCTACGTGGCCGTGACGCCGGCCGCGTGGGAAACCCCGGCGATGAAGGCGTACGTGCAGAAGGTGCCCGCTGCGGCTGTGGCGCGCGATCAGCTCGGCGTGAGCGTCGCCGAGTTCTCGACGCACGACAACCAGCGCGTGACGAAGGCGCTGAGCGACGGCCTGCAAGCTGCGCTCACTGGCACCAAGTCGCCAAAGCAGGCGCTCGACGATGCGCAACGCGAAGCGGATCGTATTCTGCGTCCGTACGCTCGCTGA